In one window of Bifidobacterium sp. WK041_4_12 DNA:
- a CDS encoding patatin family protein has translation MTGTAIIDVGGGFRSIFGAGILDYCDERGISFDHCYGVSAGSANLASFLARQPGRTHRFYTQYAFRREYASATNFLKDHNFVNLDYVYSTLSNHDGEDPMDFEALKNNPSKLTVVACNAETGQAVYFDKSEITQDHYDIFKTSSAVPVACEPYVYKDVPYFDGGIADPVPVQRAIDDGYDRIVLVLTRLKDVLREQHKDIMPARILRRTYPNSAERLLNRYKTYNDEVALAKNYEEEGSVLILAPDDLCGLDTLSKSYEGLERMYRKGYAAAAHIQSFLTR, from the coding sequence ATGACTGGTACTGCAATCATTGACGTTGGCGGAGGATTCAGATCCATTTTTGGAGCGGGAATTCTTGATTATTGCGATGAGCGAGGCATCTCCTTTGACCATTGCTATGGAGTCTCCGCAGGAAGCGCCAACCTTGCATCCTTCCTGGCGCGGCAACCGGGTCGCACGCACCGCTTCTATACGCAATATGCCTTCCGGCGAGAGTATGCGAGCGCCACCAATTTCCTCAAGGATCACAACTTCGTCAACCTTGATTACGTATACAGCACATTGTCGAACCATGACGGTGAAGATCCGATGGACTTCGAGGCGCTGAAAAACAATCCAAGCAAGCTGACCGTGGTGGCGTGCAATGCCGAAACCGGCCAGGCCGTGTATTTTGACAAGTCAGAGATCACGCAGGATCACTACGATATCTTCAAGACATCGTCCGCTGTTCCTGTGGCCTGCGAACCCTATGTGTACAAAGATGTTCCCTATTTTGATGGCGGCATCGCGGATCCTGTGCCGGTGCAGCGTGCGATTGATGACGGCTATGACCGCATCGTGCTGGTACTCACACGGCTCAAGGATGTGCTGCGCGAACAGCATAAGGACATCATGCCCGCGAGAATTCTTCGACGAACGTATCCCAATTCGGCTGAACGGCTACTAAACCGTTACAAGACCTATAACGACGAGGTGGCATTGGCCAAGAACTACGAAGAGGAAGGCTCCGTGCTGATTCTCGCTCCTGACGATCTCTGCGGCCTCGATACGCTAAGCAAAAGCTATGAAGGACTCGAACGCATGTATCGCAAGGGTTATGCTGCTGCCGCTCACATCCAGTCATTCCTCACTCGCTGA
- a CDS encoding diaminopimelate epimerase, with the protein MSIPDIVYKGHGTGNDFVIYADPEGQYEPTAAEVRRITDRHFGIGGDGLIRLTHPRNVSDLDEATVASLEGDGVQWFMDYRNADGSLAQMCGNGTRVSALFAQTVAQIQAEAHNAGIQAQNGASMVSDTTVSDASADHSSHAFILGTRAGVKTIHAVPDDPVLGTQLFQVDMGPWSVGSPDDYVVTLPAARGQAVGTYADLGNPHIVVVAQNQSENTTLRQQAAQSDLGKVSQLDLTKAPIIEPVLESGQNVEFLEVLSADAHADAGRANMRVNERGVGETLSCGTGLCASAAVLRSFTGISHWTIGVPGGTLRVDVEADRVLLTGAARIVARIELRK; encoded by the coding sequence ATGAGCATTCCCGACATAGTGTACAAAGGCCACGGCACTGGCAATGATTTTGTCATATATGCCGACCCTGAAGGGCAGTATGAACCCACTGCAGCAGAGGTTCGCCGCATCACCGACAGACATTTCGGCATCGGCGGCGATGGTCTGATCAGACTTACCCATCCTCGTAATGTTTCGGATTTGGATGAGGCGACCGTCGCATCCCTCGAAGGTGATGGTGTGCAATGGTTCATGGACTACCGCAACGCTGACGGCTCCTTGGCGCAAATGTGTGGGAATGGAACGAGAGTCTCGGCGCTGTTTGCTCAGACTGTAGCGCAGATACAGGCAGAAGCCCATAACGCCGGTATCCAAGCGCAGAATGGTGCCTCAATGGTGTCTGATACTACGGTGTCTGATGCGTCTGCCGACCATTCCAGTCATGCCTTCATTCTTGGCACGCGTGCCGGAGTAAAAACAATCCACGCAGTTCCCGATGATCCGGTGTTGGGCACCCAACTCTTCCAGGTAGACATGGGCCCGTGGTCAGTGGGCTCGCCGGACGACTATGTGGTGACTTTGCCCGCCGCCAGAGGACAGGCCGTGGGAACGTATGCTGACTTGGGCAATCCCCATATCGTTGTCGTGGCACAGAATCAGAGCGAGAACACGACGCTGAGACAGCAGGCCGCACAATCCGATCTGGGTAAGGTCTCGCAGTTGGATCTCACGAAAGCGCCAATCATCGAGCCTGTGCTGGAATCAGGTCAAAACGTTGAATTCCTGGAAGTCCTTTCCGCTGATGCGCATGCCGATGCGGGAAGGGCCAACATGCGGGTGAACGAACGCGGGGTTGGCGAGACGCTGTCCTGCGGCACGGGCCTGTGTGCAAGTGCGGCAGTGCTTCGCAGCTTCACGGGGATCAGCCATTGGACCATTGGCGTACCTGGCGGAACGCTGCGTGTTGATGTCGAAGCCGATAGGGTTCTACTCACCGGAGCGGCACGCATCGTCGCCAGAATAGAACTCAGAAAATAG